In the genome of Rhizobium rhizogenes, one region contains:
- a CDS encoding GNAT family N-acetyltransferase: MAAADAISIEPIRAEHVESFHRALDAVSRERKYLSFLEAPPLEAVRAFVHDMIENGHPQFVAIVDDEVIGWCDIRRVSRETRAHCGTLGMGILPAYRDKGLGARLMRRTLDAARQCGLHRIELSVHGDNARAIALYEKIGFVHEGRARDAVLIDGHYTDSLQMAVIFGN, encoded by the coding sequence ATGGCTGCTGCCGACGCCATCAGCATCGAGCCGATCCGGGCGGAGCACGTTGAAAGCTTTCATCGTGCTCTCGATGCGGTGTCGCGCGAGCGGAAATATCTGAGCTTTCTGGAGGCGCCGCCGCTCGAAGCGGTGCGCGCCTTCGTGCATGACATGATCGAAAACGGCCATCCGCAATTCGTGGCGATTGTGGACGATGAAGTTATTGGCTGGTGCGATATTCGCCGCGTGAGCAGAGAAACCCGCGCCCATTGCGGCACGCTCGGCATGGGCATCCTGCCAGCCTATCGTGACAAGGGACTGGGTGCGCGGCTGATGCGGCGGACGCTCGATGCCGCCCGTCAATGCGGGCTGCATCGTATTGAATTAAGCGTGCATGGGGACAATGCCAGAGCCATTGCGCTTTATGAAAAGATCGGCTTCGTGCATGAAGGCCGGGCACGCGACGCCGTTCTGATCGACGGGCATTACACCGACAGCCTGCAGATGGCGGTCATCTTCGGCAATTAA
- a CDS encoding HD-GYP domain-containing protein yields MLKRISTRQLTVGMFIEAVEGTLSNRHIMQRHRFLLRHEDVVRQLKSSGAESIVINTARGNDVEGGPGAGAAAPVKPDSSSETMAAVSHAVRSAADAVAETFAAAEAGGVVSLKGMAAETGKISEAVQSNPAIFIGVTRLKSKDETTFVHSVSVSGLMMHFGSYLGLDKATVDLLGISGLLHDIGKVEIPSSILNKADGLSPNEREIINLHPAFGRDILSRNEQMPEMVLDVCFNHHERMDGGGYPSGRPGAEISLYARIAAICDVYDAVTSVRPYKKPWTANDALTWMLRREGHFDVQLLKKFALCISASLPRA; encoded by the coding sequence ATGCTCAAGCGAATTTCCACCCGACAATTGACTGTTGGCATGTTTATCGAGGCGGTCGAGGGAACGCTGTCGAACCGGCACATCATGCAGCGGCATCGTTTTCTCCTGCGGCATGAGGATGTAGTGCGGCAGCTGAAGTCAAGCGGCGCGGAAAGCATCGTCATCAATACCGCCAGGGGAAATGATGTTGAAGGCGGGCCGGGTGCCGGCGCCGCCGCACCGGTGAAACCGGACAGTTCTTCCGAAACTATGGCGGCCGTCAGCCATGCCGTGCGCTCGGCCGCCGATGCGGTGGCCGAGACTTTTGCGGCTGCCGAAGCAGGTGGTGTCGTATCGCTGAAAGGCATGGCGGCGGAAACGGGCAAGATTTCCGAAGCGGTGCAATCGAACCCGGCGATTTTCATCGGCGTCACACGCCTGAAGTCGAAGGACGAAACAACCTTCGTCCATTCGGTTTCCGTCAGCGGTTTGATGATGCATTTCGGCAGCTATCTCGGGCTGGATAAGGCAACGGTCGATCTGCTGGGGATCAGCGGCCTGCTGCATGATATCGGCAAGGTGGAAATTCCCTCTTCTATCCTCAACAAGGCGGATGGGCTGAGCCCGAATGAGCGGGAGATCATCAATCTCCACCCCGCCTTCGGGCGCGATATCCTGTCGCGCAACGAGCAGATGCCGGAGATGGTTCTGGATGTCTGCTTCAATCATCACGAGCGGATGGATGGCGGCGGTTATCCGAGCGGGCGGCCTGGTGCCGAAATCAGCCTTTACGCCCGCATCGCGGCGATCTGCGATGTCTATGATGCCGTCACTTCGGTCCGGCCTTACAAGAAGCCGTGGACGGCGAATGATGCGCTGACATGGATGCTGCGCCGGGAAGGCCATTTCGACGTGCAGCTTCTGAAGAAGTTCGCGCTCTGCATCTCCGCCTCGCTGCCGAGGGCTTAA
- the ade gene encoding adenine deaminase has translation MNSKLETRIDQGTGRQPADMVLKGGRFFDLVTGELVASDIAICGDTIVGTCENYEGRREIDITGKIVVPGFIDTHLHIESSLVTPHEFDRCVLPYGVTTAICDPHEIANVLGVEGLQFFLDSAMETIMDIRVQLSSCVPATHLETSGADLPIEKLLPFRDHPKVIGLAEFMNFPGVIHKDPVCMAKLEAFQGQHIDGHAPLLSGTALNGYLAAGIRTEHECTNAPEALEKIRKGMHILVREGSVSKDLHALMPVITERLSPYLALCTDDRNPLDIAEQGHLDYMIRTAIANGVEPLAIYRAASISAAKAFGLRDRGLIAPGWRADLVVIDSLQNCKAGMVLSGGRIVDDALFATRKPVAPVGLDSVKARPVLASHFGVPVTEGETPVMGVLPGKIITEHRRYKLPTDGNQTTVDLENDIIKVAVIERHGKNGNHANGFVQGFGLKKGAIASTVGHDSHNICVVGVSEDDMALAANRLGEIKGGFVVVEDGRVTGEIALPVAGLMSLEPYETVRDTLHTLRKAAYALGTTLEEPFLQVAFLPLPVIPHLKISDMGMVDVDRFALI, from the coding sequence ATGAATTCGAAACTTGAAACGCGCATCGATCAGGGTACGGGCCGTCAACCGGCAGATATGGTTCTGAAAGGCGGACGCTTCTTCGACCTCGTGACCGGGGAACTTGTTGCGTCGGATATTGCCATCTGCGGCGACACCATCGTCGGCACCTGCGAAAACTATGAGGGCCGCCGGGAAATCGATATTACCGGCAAGATCGTCGTTCCGGGCTTCATCGATACACATCTTCACATCGAATCATCGCTCGTCACGCCGCATGAGTTCGACCGCTGCGTTTTGCCTTATGGCGTCACGACGGCCATCTGCGACCCGCATGAGATCGCCAATGTTCTGGGGGTGGAAGGACTGCAATTCTTCCTCGACAGCGCCATGGAAACCATCATGGACATCCGCGTGCAGCTGTCCTCCTGCGTACCCGCGACCCATCTGGAAACATCGGGCGCCGATCTGCCGATCGAGAAACTTTTGCCGTTCCGCGATCACCCGAAGGTCATCGGGCTTGCCGAATTCATGAATTTTCCGGGCGTCATCCACAAGGACCCGGTATGCATGGCGAAGCTTGAGGCGTTTCAGGGCCAGCATATCGACGGGCACGCACCGCTTCTCTCCGGAACGGCGCTGAACGGCTATCTCGCCGCCGGCATCCGCACCGAACATGAATGCACGAACGCACCGGAAGCGCTCGAAAAAATCCGCAAGGGCATGCATATTCTGGTGCGCGAAGGCTCGGTCTCGAAAGACCTGCACGCGCTGATGCCTGTTATCACCGAACGCCTGTCGCCCTATCTGGCGCTCTGCACGGATGACCGCAACCCGCTCGATATCGCCGAACAGGGCCATCTCGACTACATGATCCGCACCGCCATCGCCAATGGCGTGGAGCCGCTCGCCATCTACCGCGCCGCCTCGATTTCCGCCGCAAAAGCCTTCGGCCTGCGCGACCGTGGCCTCATCGCGCCCGGCTGGCGCGCCGATCTCGTGGTCATCGACAGCCTGCAGAACTGCAAGGCCGGCATGGTGCTTTCCGGCGGCCGGATCGTCGATGACGCCCTGTTTGCCACCCGCAAGCCGGTCGCCCCCGTTGGTCTCGACAGCGTCAAGGCACGACCGGTACTCGCTTCCCATTTCGGCGTGCCTGTCACCGAAGGCGAAACACCCGTCATGGGCGTGCTACCCGGCAAGATCATCACCGAACATCGCCGCTATAAACTACCGACGGATGGCAACCAGACGACAGTCGATCTCGAGAACGACATCATCAAGGTCGCCGTCATCGAACGACACGGCAAGAACGGCAACCATGCCAATGGTTTCGTTCAGGGCTTCGGCCTGAAGAAAGGCGCCATCGCCTCCACCGTCGGCCATGACAGCCACAATATCTGCGTCGTCGGCGTGAGCGAAGACGACATGGCGCTGGCCGCCAACCGGCTCGGCGAAATCAAGGGCGGTTTCGTGGTGGTGGAAGACGGCAGGGTGACCGGCGAAATCGCGCTTCCCGTCGCCGGGCTGATGAGCCTAGAACCCTATGAGACGGTGCGCGACACGCTGCACACGCTCAGGAAAGCGGCCTATGCGCTCGGCACCACACTGGAAGAGCCTTTCCTGCAGGTCGCCTTCCTGCCCCTGCCCGTTATCCCGCATCTGAAGATTTCGGATATGGGCATGGTGGACGTGGACCGGTTTGCGCTGATCTGA
- the aac(6') gene encoding aminoglycoside 6'-N-acetyltransferase, whose translation MSGQFVIGNAADYRDDWCLLRHRLWPDTSPAEHMAELQGVSETGAGLIVHDPAGVAIGFAEVSLRRDYVNGCDTSPVAFLEGVYVEEAFRRQGVAAALVAEVTRWAVGQGVSELASDADIANVDSHRMHAALGFEETERVVYFRKLLPSD comes from the coding sequence ATGAGTGGTCAATTCGTCATTGGAAACGCCGCCGACTATCGGGATGACTGGTGCCTTTTGCGGCACCGGCTGTGGCCGGATACCTCGCCCGCCGAACATATGGCGGAATTGCAGGGCGTTTCCGAAACCGGGGCTGGATTGATTGTCCACGATCCGGCCGGAGTGGCCATCGGTTTTGCCGAGGTCAGCCTGCGGCGGGATTACGTCAACGGCTGCGATACCTCTCCCGTGGCATTTCTTGAGGGAGTTTATGTCGAGGAGGCGTTTCGCAGACAGGGCGTTGCCGCCGCGCTGGTGGCCGAAGTGACCCGCTGGGCGGTTGGTCAGGGCGTGAGCGAGCTTGCTTCCGATGCCGATATTGCAAACGTCGATTCACATCGCATGCATGCGGCACTGGGGTTTGAGGAAACGGAACGGGTGGTTTATTTCCGCAAGCTGCTGCCCTCGGATTGA
- a CDS encoding alpha-glucosidase family protein, which translates to MTLPHAPVHKPQAQSDWWKGAVIYQVYPRSFQDTTGDGYGDLAGVTKRLPYIASLGVDAIWLSPFFTSPMADMGYDVSDYCNVDPMFGTLADFDALMAEAHRLGLKVIIDQVISHTSDQHPWFVDSRASRTNSKADWYVWANPKPDGTAPTNWLSVFGGPAWEWDGVRKQYYMHSFLSSQPDLNFHNREVQDALLETVRFWLDRGVDGFRLDTVNHYFHDRLLRDNPPLFDEESFGLDASDVNPYGMQDHLYDKTRPENVAFLKRFRALLDDYEGRATVGEVGDGARSLKTVAAYTSGNDKLNMCYTFDLLGPDFSAKHLRASVETFGKVVTDGWVCWAFSNHDVVRHLSRFSESVEEQTRVAKLAICVLASLRGSICLYQGEELGLTEAELAFEDLRDPYGIRFWPAFKGRDGCRTPMVWETGKPNAGFSSADKPWLPVPYVHAMQAVDAQERKPDSVLNHYRAVLSFRKSHGALRDGDIHFIKTNLDVLAFTRSKGDEKLLFVFNLTREAVEFPVPKAMRVTDIVPMPGFAPLFDAGIVKLEGLDVFCGIVA; encoded by the coding sequence ATGACGTTACCCCATGCCCCGGTCCACAAACCCCAAGCGCAATCGGACTGGTGGAAGGGAGCGGTGATCTATCAGGTCTATCCGCGCTCGTTTCAGGATACGACCGGCGACGGTTACGGCGATCTTGCCGGGGTGACGAAACGTCTGCCCTATATCGCCTCGCTCGGTGTCGACGCCATCTGGCTGTCGCCGTTCTTCACTTCGCCCATGGCCGATATGGGGTATGACGTTTCCGATTATTGCAATGTCGATCCGATGTTCGGCACGCTTGCCGATTTCGACGCGCTGATGGCAGAGGCGCACCGGCTGGGGCTGAAGGTCATCATCGATCAGGTCATCTCGCACACGTCGGACCAGCATCCATGGTTCGTGGACAGTCGGGCGAGCCGCACCAACAGCAAGGCCGACTGGTATGTCTGGGCCAATCCCAAGCCGGATGGCACGGCGCCCACCAACTGGCTTTCCGTTTTCGGCGGCCCGGCATGGGAATGGGACGGCGTGCGCAAGCAATATTACATGCACAGTTTCCTCTCCTCGCAGCCGGATTTGAACTTCCACAATCGCGAGGTTCAGGATGCGCTTCTCGAAACCGTGCGTTTCTGGCTGGATCGCGGGGTGGACGGTTTCCGGCTCGATACCGTCAACCATTATTTCCATGACAGGCTTCTGCGCGACAACCCGCCGCTTTTCGACGAGGAAAGTTTCGGTCTCGACGCCTCCGACGTCAATCCCTACGGTATGCAGGACCATCTCTACGACAAGACGCGGCCGGAAAACGTGGCTTTCCTGAAGCGTTTTCGTGCGCTGCTCGATGACTATGAGGGCCGCGCCACCGTGGGTGAGGTGGGAGATGGGGCGCGGTCACTGAAGACGGTGGCGGCCTATACGTCCGGCAATGACAAGCTCAACATGTGCTACACTTTCGACCTGCTGGGGCCGGATTTCAGCGCGAAGCATCTGCGCGCCTCGGTGGAGACCTTCGGCAAGGTGGTGACAGATGGCTGGGTGTGCTGGGCCTTTTCCAACCATGATGTGGTGCGCCATCTCAGCCGTTTTTCCGAAAGCGTGGAGGAACAGACACGGGTGGCGAAGCTCGCCATCTGCGTTCTCGCCAGCCTGCGCGGCTCCATATGTCTCTATCAGGGCGAGGAGCTGGGGCTGACCGAGGCCGAGCTTGCGTTTGAAGATCTGCGCGATCCCTATGGCATTCGTTTCTGGCCCGCCTTCAAGGGGCGCGACGGATGCCGCACGCCGATGGTGTGGGAAACCGGCAAGCCGAATGCCGGTTTTTCAAGCGCTGACAAGCCCTGGCTGCCGGTGCCTTATGTCCATGCCATGCAGGCTGTGGATGCGCAGGAGCGCAAGCCGGACTCGGTACTGAACCATTACCGCGCTGTCTTGTCCTTCCGTAAAAGCCATGGCGCATTGCGTGACGGGGACATACACTTCATCAAGACCAACCTCGATGTGCTGGCCTTCACGCGCAGCAAGGGTGACGAAAAGCTGCTGTTCGTTTTCAACCTGACGCGTGAGGCGGTGGAGTTTCCGGTGCCGAAGGCCATGCGTGTCACGGATATTGTGCCGATGCCGGGTTTTGCGCCGCTGTTCGATGCGGGTATCGTGAAGCTCGAGGGGCTGGATGTATTTTGCGGGATCGTTGCATGA
- a CDS encoding sugar kinase: MGGRFLSIGECMVELSQAGNGLLRKGFAGDTFNTAWYARACLPGDWSVDYFTALGDDPLSEDMLAFITEAGIGTEKIRSIKGGTPGLYLINLKDGERTFSYWRNAAAARQLAADADHLRRTVESADVVYFSGITLAILASAHDIDTFLAELRRAKAAGKLVVFDPNIRPRLWANKDTMLETISNGARAATLVMPSFDDEASHFGDVSVEATIDRYRSLGVENIVVKDGAKGATLDFGGSRSHAPAEKAVDVVDTTSAGDSFNGAFLARYVTGSSPEEAATFAARAAATVIGHHGALISPELLPLVG, encoded by the coding sequence GTGGGCGGACGGTTTCTGTCGATTGGCGAATGCATGGTGGAACTGTCGCAGGCCGGCAACGGGCTGCTGCGCAAGGGTTTCGCCGGAGATACGTTCAATACCGCCTGGTATGCGCGCGCCTGCCTGCCGGGCGACTGGTCGGTCGATTATTTCACCGCACTCGGCGACGATCCTCTCTCTGAAGACATGCTGGCCTTCATCACTGAAGCCGGCATCGGCACCGAAAAAATCCGCAGCATCAAGGGCGGCACGCCCGGCCTTTACCTCATCAACCTGAAGGACGGCGAACGCACCTTCAGCTACTGGCGCAACGCCGCCGCCGCAAGGCAGCTCGCCGCCGATGCGGACCACCTGCGCAGGACGGTGGAAAGCGCCGATGTCGTTTATTTCTCCGGCATCACGCTCGCCATTCTCGCCTCCGCCCATGATATCGATACGTTCCTCGCCGAACTGCGCCGCGCCAAGGCGGCGGGCAAGCTGGTGGTCTTCGACCCCAACATTCGCCCGCGCCTGTGGGCGAATAAGGATACGATGCTGGAGACCATCTCCAACGGTGCGCGCGCCGCAACGCTTGTCATGCCGAGCTTCGATGACGAGGCGAGCCATTTCGGCGATGTCTCCGTGGAAGCGACCATCGACCGCTACCGTTCGCTTGGCGTCGAAAACATCGTCGTGAAAGACGGCGCCAAGGGCGCGACGCTCGATTTCGGCGGCAGCCGCAGCCATGCCCCGGCGGAAAAGGCCGTGGACGTGGTGGATACGACAAGCGCCGGCGACAGCTTCAACGGCGCCTTCCTCGCCCGTTACGTGACCGGCAGCTCGCCGGAGGAAGCGGCCACCTTTGCAGCAAGGGCGGCGGCAACCGTCATCGGCCATCACGGCGCGCTGATCAGCCCCGAGCTGCTGCCGCTGGTGGGATAA